AACCTCTCGTGTATATCTCGCCGGCGGGGCCTATCGAGGGGGAACCGGCGAGGAGGCCCCGATAACTCCAAAGGAGTGTGGGAGCTGCCGGGCCCGCGGTCTGCCCTCGACCGGTGTGCGATGCATCGTGTCCGAACATCGGCCACGGGGAGTCGGCGGGTTGGGAGAGGAGCGGGGGGGGGAGCAGCAGGATGCACAACGGGAGGCACGCTACTACGCTGCGCGGTCTCATGTCATCACCGTGGCGGGGGTTAGCGCCGGCTGCGTAACCAGTATAGGAGCCCGCCGCCACTCAGTCAACCGTTGAGACCAGGGAGATTGAGCATCGTGGGGAAGGGGTGGTGCCCCACCTCGCAGGAGTGCCCCGTCGGGCCCGCCTGCGATGTGGGCCGGTCGGGGGCTCGCTTCTTCGGCGCCCGGGCCGTTCCCGGTCCTCGTCCCAGGGCGGAAACGCTGTTGAATCGCCGCGCGGTTATGCTACCCTCGTCGCCGATGGGAACGGACGCAAGAGGGGGACCATGAAAGCGGTCATCGTCGCCGGGACGCGGCCGAACTTCGTCAAGGTGGCGCCGCTTCTCGACGCCGCCGGGGCCCACCCGGGCCTCGACGTCACCCTGGTGCACACCGGCCAGCACTACGACTACGAGATGTCGCGCTCCTTCTTCGATCAGCTCGGCATGCGCGAGCCCGACATATTCCTGGGTGCGGGCTCCGGGGCGCACGGGGAGCAGACGGCCAGGGTGCTCGCCGGGTTCGAAAAGATCGTCATGAAGCTCGCGCCGGAGATCGTCGTGGTGGTCGGCGATGTGAACTCGACGCTCGCCTGCGCCCTCGCGGCGTCCAAGGCGGTCTACCGCGCCCCCGCCGCCACCGGGCTTCGAAGGCCGCTCATCGCGCACGTGGAGGCGGGGCTCCGCAGCTTCGACCGCGCCATGCCCGAGGAGATCAACAGGACGCTCACCGACTCGCTCTCCGACCTCCTCTTCACCACCTGCCGGGACGCCGAGACGAATCTCCTGCGGCAAGGGATCCCGCGGGAGAAGATCTTCTTCGTCGGGAACGTGATGATCGACACGCTCCTCGCGCAGCTTCCCTCCGCGAAACTCCCGAGGTTTCTGGAGGGGCGCGAGGGCCGCTACGCCCTCCTCACCCTCCATCGCCCGAGCAACGTGGACGAGCTCGCCACGTTCAAGGGCATCATCGAGGCGCTCTGCGACATCGCGGGGAAGATCCCGATCCTCTTTCCCGCCCACCCGCGGACGCAGAGGCAGATCGCGGAGTTCGGCCTCTGCGCGCATCTTCCCCCGCTTGCGGAGGGCGCGGCGCCGCGGGAGGGATGCGTGCAGACGCTAAACCCGCTCCCGTACCTCGAGTTCACCGCCATGATCAGGGGCGCGCGGTTCGTCCTCACCGACTCGGGGGGGATACAGGAGGAGACGACGGTCTTCGGCGTCCCCTGCCTGACGCTGCGGGAGAACACGGAGCGCCCCGTGACCGTGGAGATCGGGACGAACATCGTCGTGGGGACCTCTCCGGAGGCGATCGTGCGGGAGGCGGGGAAGATCCTGCGGGGCGAGGTCAAGCGGGGGAGCGTGCCGGAGCTCTGGGACGGGCACGCCGCCGAGAGGATCATGCGCATCGTCGCCGCGCCCCCCGTCCCGGCGCGGTGAGGCGGCCTACTTCACGCCGTACGTCTTCTTCTGCCACGCGATCGTGAGGGGGATCCCCTCGGCGAGCTTGACCGTGTAGCGGTGGTCGAGGTCGCGCCGGGCCTTCGTGCTGTCGCCCTTCTTGTCCAGCGTGTTGTGCTCCTCCACCGTGATGTACTCCACGAGGGAGTCGTCCATCTTGAGCAGGGAGAAGATCATATCGGTGAGGCTCTTGATGTCGTGGTACTCGTCCCCGCAGATGTTGTACGCCTCCCCGGGCGTGAACCGCTCCGAGATGTTGGCCATCGTCCGCACCGCGTCGTCGATGTAGGTGGACTGGCGGTGGTGGTTGAGGTAGACCTGGATCGGGAGGCCGAAGAGCGCACGGTAGATGAACTGGCAGATGGCGCTCCGGTACTCGGAGTAGTACTCGCCGGGCCCGTAGGTGTTGAAGAGGCGCACGCGCACCGTCTCGGTGCCGGCGCGGTCGGCCGAGTTCAGCACCTGGAGCTCATTGACGTGCTTGGTGATGGCGTAGTCGTTGAGCTGCCGGATCATCACCTTCGCCCAGACGTCCTCCGTCATCAGCCCCTTGTAGTCCCCGTACACCTCGGAGCTGGAGGTGATGACCATCCGGAAACGGTGCTTCTCCTGGGCGCGGATGATGTTCTTGGTGCCGACGACGTTGGTCTGCCAGAGGTTCTCGTTGAAATCCTCGCCGTTGCGACGCCCGAACTCCGCGGCGAGGTGGTAGACGAAATCGAACGGCTGCCGCTCGAAGATCTCCTGCACCTGGCGGGCGTAGCCGATGTCGCAGCGGAGGTAGTAGCGCCCATCGAGCCCGTGATGATGCAGGCGGTCGGTTACCCAGACCTCGTGGCCCCTCCGGCGGAGTTCGTCGGCGAGCGGGGCCCCGACCGTCCCGAGGCCCCCGGTGACAAGAATCTTCATCGGTTCGTATCCTCCACGGCGCGACAGGGTTTTCATCCTATCACACGACAGGGGGAAGACAAGGCCAAATACCCCCGCGCTCGTCAGGCCCCTGCCGCGCGCCGCCCGAACATGTATCTCGCCACGAGCATCCCGCTCCTCGCGACGTTGCACAGCCCGCCCAGACTTCGGATCCTCGTGAGGTAGCGAAGGATCGTCCGGGGCCTCAAATAGAACGAGCGCAGGGCGCGGCGTGAGGCGGCCACCAGCTGGGCCTTGCTCATCCCGCGGGGGACGAAGACCGGGTTCCAGATGCTCATGCTTCCCCACTGCTCCTCCAGGACGCCGTGCGCGGAGATCTCGTCGTAGACGGGGCTTCCCGGGAACGGGGTGAAGAAGCTCACCTGGAAGCTGTCGAGCGCCGCCTCGCGGGCGAACAGGATCGTCTCCCGGATCGTCTCGGCCGTCTCCCCCGGGCTCCCCAGCATGAAGTAGCCCTTGGTCTGGATGCCGGCGGCCCTCGTCCAACGGAGCGCCCGGAGCGCCTGTTCCCGGGTGATCCCCTTCCGGAGCGTATCCAGGATTCTCTGGCTGCCGCTCTCGATGCCGTAGTCGATCTGCCAGCACCCGGCGCCTTTCATCGCCCCGAGGAGCTCGGGGTCCACCATGTTGACGCGCGCCTGGCAGGACCAGCTTATGTCCAGCCCGCGGGCGAGGATCTCGTTGCAGAAGGAGAGGACGTGCCGCCTGCTGATGACGAAGGTGTCGTCCGGAATGCGTAGATCGCGGATGCCGAACCGCCCGGTCAGTTGCTCCACGACCCGCATGACGTACGGGATGCTGTTCCTCCGGCACCTGTTCCCGAAGGTCTTCAGATCGCAGAAGATGCACCTGCCGGGGCATCCCCGCGAGGTGATCATCGACGTCGAGGGGAGCCGTTTGAAGTTGTGCGCGGCCGGCCGGTAGACGCGCGCCAGGTCCGGGAGCAGATCGTAGGCGGGCATCGGGAGCGTGTCGAGGTCCTCAATGAAGGGGCGCGGCGGCGTCACGGTCACCCCTCCGCCGCTCCTGAATGCGATCCCCCGCACCGATGCGAGATCACCGTCGCGCCGGAGCGTCTCGAGCAGCTCGAGGAGGGTCCGTTCGCCCTCGCCGACGACGGCGATGTCGAACGAGCCGAAGAGGGAGAGGGTCTTCTCGGGGACGGCGGTCACGTGGGGGCCGCCCACAAGGACCGCAATCCCCGGGAGGCGCTCCTTGAGCAGGCCCGCAAGGAGGCCCGCGTTTTCTATGGCCACGGTGGCCGCGCTGATCCCCGCCGCCGCGGGGCGCAGCGCCGCCGCGCGCCTCGCCGTCTCCTCCAGGGAGAGGCGCTCGGCGACGGCATCGATCACGGAAACCGTCTTCCCCGCCTCCCGGCAGACGGCGGCGAGGGACGCGAGGCCCAGGGGGGGCAGGACGTTTTCCGCGTTCTCGTAGGGACCGTATACCTCGCCCCGCCTGAGCGGAGGATAGATGAGGACGATGTCGCTCACGGATTGACTCCTTGGACCCTATTGTATAGTATGACGGGACACAGAGCCATTCGTAATTCTTCCGGGGGCCGGCGCGGGAATCGACAGGGCCGCGCACGCCCGCGGTACAACGGCAGGATACACGCATGCTCTTCATCGTTCTCCCCGCGTACAACGAGGCGCACTGCATCGTCGAGCTGATGGATTCGATCGCCGCGGTGATGGCGCGCCCGTCGCTGAAAGGCAGGCGGTACCGGATCATCGTCGTGGACGACGGGAGCACGGACGGCACGGGGGAGAAGGTGTTGAGCGCGGCGGGGAGGATCCCCTCGGAGCTCGTGCGACACGACGTCAACAGGGGGGTCGACAGGGCCTTCCACTCCGGCTTCACGCGAGCCCTGGAGGAGGCCGGGGAGGATGACTGCATCCTCACCATGGACGCCGACAACACGCACCAGCCCGCCCATATCGAGGATCTCCTCACCGAGATCGAGAAGGGGTACGACGTGGTGGTTGCGTCCCGCTACAGGCCCGGCAGCGTGGTGCGGAACGTCCCGCCCGGGCGCCTGTGCCTGAGCTGGATGGCGCGGTTCGTCTTGACGGCCCTCTTCCACGTCCCCGGGATCACCGACTACACGATCTTCTACCGGATCTACCGTCCGTCGGCGCTGCGCCGCGCGTTCGACCGATACGGGGAGAGGATATTCGAGGCCCCCGGCTTCACCAGCATGGCGGAGCTCCTCATCAAGCTCCACCGGCTCCCTCCGCCCCGTATCCGGTTCTCCGAAACCTCCACGGTCCTTCTCTACGGCATCAAGCTGGGGCCGAGCAAGATGAAGATACTCAGGAACATCAGGGAGTACGCACGGATGATCGTCCGCTTCAAACTCGGCGTCTGAGCATGCACCGGTCCGAAGGATCCCGCGATACGCTCCCCGTCTCCCTTCTGATCGCCGCCGTGCTCCTCTTCTGGGCGCGGCTGCTCTTTCTCGGGCAGATCCCCGTCATACGGGACCCCGGGCACCTGTACGAGGATTACCTCTCCTACATCCCGGCCCTCCAAT
This portion of the Chlamydiota bacterium genome encodes:
- a CDS encoding glycosyltransferase family 2 protein; its protein translation is MLFIVLPAYNEAHCIVELMDSIAAVMARPSLKGRRYRIIVVDDGSTDGTGEKVLSAAGRIPSELVRHDVNRGVDRAFHSGFTRALEEAGEDDCILTMDADNTHQPAHIEDLLTEIEKGYDVVVASRYRPGSVVRNVPPGRLCLSWMARFVLTALFHVPGITDYTIFYRIYRPSALRRAFDRYGERIFEAPGFTSMAELLIKLHRLPPPRIRFSETSTVLLYGIKLGPSKMKILRNIREYARMIVRFKLGV
- a CDS encoding radical SAM protein, whose amino-acid sequence is MSDIVLIYPPLRRGEVYGPYENAENVLPPLGLASLAAVCREAGKTVSVIDAVAERLSLEETARRAAALRPAAAGISAATVAIENAGLLAGLLKERLPGIAVLVGGPHVTAVPEKTLSLFGSFDIAVVGEGERTLLELLETLRRDGDLASVRGIAFRSGGGVTVTPPRPFIEDLDTLPMPAYDLLPDLARVYRPAAHNFKRLPSTSMITSRGCPGRCIFCDLKTFGNRCRRNSIPYVMRVVEQLTGRFGIRDLRIPDDTFVISRRHVLSFCNEILARGLDISWSCQARVNMVDPELLGAMKGAGCWQIDYGIESGSQRILDTLRKGITREQALRALRWTRAAGIQTKGYFMLGSPGETAETIRETILFAREAALDSFQVSFFTPFPGSPVYDEISAHGVLEEQWGSMSIWNPVFVPRGMSKAQLVAASRRALRSFYLRPRTILRYLTRIRSLGGLCNVARSGMLVARYMFGRRAAGA
- a CDS encoding NAD(P)-dependent oxidoreductase; translation: MKILVTGGLGTVGAPLADELRRRGHEVWVTDRLHHHGLDGRYYLRCDIGYARQVQEIFERQPFDFVYHLAAEFGRRNGEDFNENLWQTNVVGTKNIIRAQEKHRFRMVITSSSEVYGDYKGLMTEDVWAKVMIRQLNDYAITKHVNELQVLNSADRAGTETVRVRLFNTYGPGEYYSEYRSAICQFIYRALFGLPIQVYLNHHRQSTYIDDAVRTMANISERFTPGEAYNICGDEYHDIKSLTDMIFSLLKMDDSLVEYITVEEHNTLDKKGDSTKARRDLDHRYTVKLAEGIPLTIAWQKKTYGVK
- the wecB gene encoding UDP-N-acetylglucosamine 2-epimerase (non-hydrolyzing) — its product is MKAVIVAGTRPNFVKVAPLLDAAGAHPGLDVTLVHTGQHYDYEMSRSFFDQLGMREPDIFLGAGSGAHGEQTARVLAGFEKIVMKLAPEIVVVVGDVNSTLACALAASKAVYRAPAATGLRRPLIAHVEAGLRSFDRAMPEEINRTLTDSLSDLLFTTCRDAETNLLRQGIPREKIFFVGNVMIDTLLAQLPSAKLPRFLEGREGRYALLTLHRPSNVDELATFKGIIEALCDIAGKIPILFPAHPRTQRQIAEFGLCAHLPPLAEGAAPREGCVQTLNPLPYLEFTAMIRGARFVLTDSGGIQEETTVFGVPCLTLRENTERPVTVEIGTNIVVGTSPEAIVREAGKILRGEVKRGSVPELWDGHAAERIMRIVAAPPVPAR